A window of bacterium genomic DNA:
CCCGCTTTCGAAAGCGGGCTTTTGATGTGTCAGGGACGAAAGAAACTTTTACTGTTTGGCGTGAGCTACGCTTGAAACTCCTGTCTTTTTCCGAAGACAACAGTTTTACAATCTACTTCAATACCATCATCGTTAGACTTTACCGTGGAGACAAAAATTCCGGGTTCAAAGGCTCGTTCCTTGAGAATGTTCACCTTCTGCTCGTCAGGGATTGTCATATGAGCCTTGATTGAAAAATTGAGTTCCACGATTACATTTCCTGGCTCATCAGAGAGGAGCTTCGTAATCATGCCGTAAATTGGATAGGTCTGTCCGATTTCGATCTCACCGCTGGCAACTTCCAGCCCAAACTTTTCGAAGAAATTCTGGTCTTTGGCATCTGTTAAACTCATGGTGTCCCTTCTATGTTGTTGTTTTTGATACTTAACACATCCTAATAATGAATCAGTAGAATTAGCCCGAGTGCTTCAGAAAATAGGATAGTTTTTTTTGTACCTCGCTAACCCACTGTAAGAATGAGATATTTTGGGGGCTTATTTTATGTCAGCGGATAGAGCTGGCAGATTTTCAGCCTTTTTTAGCCGCTGAAAGTCGTACCATTCACACGACCTACGAAATTTCTGTAAAGAGGTATGCCAGAAAGAAAATCCCAACGCTTGCCACTGAAGTTGCTGTTATAGGACCCACGCCTTTCTCGGTTCGGAGGTATACCTGCTGTACAATCGAAATCAAATTGTTTACCAACCAGTAGAGCACTAATCCTGACGGAAATGGAAAAATGATGAACATGCCAGTAAACATCACTGGCATAAGAAGCATGATTTTTCTTTGCTGCTCATCCATATTGGATGGCATTAGCCATTGCTGGAGGAACATGCTGATTCCCATCAGAATAATCATAAGAGGAATTGGAATACCAAATAGCATAAGCGCTTCGGGGGCTGAAAGGTCGGTAATCCAGAAAGCAAAGGGTGCGTGACGGAGCTCCGTTGCATTCAAGAGGGCATTATACAATCCGAGAAATACTGGAATTTGGATAAGCATAGGGAGACATCCACCCATGGGATTTACTCCCTTTCTCTTGTAGAGCGCAAACATTTCTTGATTGAGCTGATTCGCGTCTTTGATCCGTTCACGAAGCGCCTTAATTTCTGGTTGAATTTCTTGCATCGCTTTCATGGACTTTAAACTTACTTGGGAAAGCGGTAGGAATAGAAATTTAATAGCGAGGGTTAGCGCGATGATTGCTAATCCATAATTCCCAAGGAAGCCATAGAAGAGATTGATTACGCTAAGCAGGGGGATTGCGAGAAATGAGAAGAATCCAAGGTTAACGCTTCTATGCAGCTCTTTGAAGTCCATTTGTTTGAGTTGGGAATAGTTCTTCGGACCCAGATAGACTTGTGCCTCAACTTCCTGTGGTGTTCCTTCCACTGAGAGAGAGTAGTTATTACCATCACGGCTTGCGGACATTGTTTGAGCTCTATCTTTTGCTATCAGCGCGGCCATAAAGTATTTATCGCCTAACGCTCCCCAACGCGCATCGCTAAGATTCTTATTTCCTTTTGGTCGACCGAGGTCATCCTCTAGAGATGTCACTTGCTCATGTTCAACTTTGTCGTCAGTAGTGAGAAAGGAGAAACTGATCGGATCGTAGGTGCGACCAACGAGTTCTTCAGGGATAAATGTCCACCACGAGAGTTTGAGTGGCGTAGTTCCTGCAGGAGGAGCGGCAAGGCTTGCTTTGACATCAATAACGAACTTGCCTCCGATGAACCGATAGGCTTTTGTATACGTTCCCCCGTCTTTTAGCTCCACCCGATAGGTAACGAACAATTCTTCACCATCAGCGAGAGTAACTGTTTGACCGCTAGCAGTCGACCGTATCGCGTTTTGAGTGCTTTGGTTTCTTGCTGTAATGATTGGTTCAGGAAATTCAACTCGAGCATCGCTTCCGCCGAGAAGCTCTACTCGAAATGGCAACGGCGTCCGAGCGTGGCGACCTATGATGCTGTATCTTTCCTCAGAGCCAAGCTGTTTTGAGTGCTCTTCCAATTCGAACGTCAGCATCTGTGCCCCAAGTTGCGATACTTCTGATGTATAGAGAGAAGTTTTAATCTGTAATTTGGGAGTGCTATTGAGCAGTGAAAGGTACTGCTTTGCTGCCTCTTGACGTTGTAATTCTTGCTGTTGAGGAGTCAAGGTACTATCAATCGGGAGTACCTCAGGAGTAGTAGGGAGAGAAGGAGAAGGAGTTGTTGTTTCTGTTGCTACCTGTACTGGATTCTCTTGTGCCCCATTCTCATAGGGAAGGTTGCTTGTGCTCAAAGGTTGCTGGCTTTCAGAACTTATAGATGTGGGAGAGGTCAGTTCTCGTCTTCTGTCCGTCGAAGGCTCTATGAAGATCTGAACGTAGCTGATGATGACAATAAGTGAGAGGAAGAAGGCAAAGGCGGTTCTATTGTCTCCGAAAGGATTTGAGCTTTTATTCATTTGTTTCATACTTCCTTTTGATTTACGAAAATTCCTACCTGTATCCTCGTTTCACTAATTCGCTTGTTGCTCTACCTGAGGAATGTTTTTACTCCGAGTATAATTCGCCTTTTCGTTGTTTGGCACGTAATCAATACCTCCCCTTGCAAAAGGATGACAACGAAGAAGGCGAGTAAGAGCCATGCTTCCCCCGCGAATAGAGCCATGCTCCTTTATGGCCTGAGCCGCATAAGCCGAGCAGGTGGGATAGAACCGACAGCGATCCCCTAGCAGCGGTGATACAATTACTTTGTAGCACCGTATGAAGCAAAGGAGTATTTTCTGTACTAGCGTTCCCACAATTATCCTAGCTTACTCTTTTTAGGCTTTTCGTTTACTGGACTCGTCAACAACAGCCCTCGCTGCTGAAAAGCCCCGCTGAGTTCTGTCATGCAGTCACGAAAAGAGCACTCAACAGCATTTTTCCTTGCAATGATGACAACATCAAGTGTTTGGGTGAGGTTTCCTCTCAAGAGGCGAAAACCTTCTTTGAGCAGTCGTTTGATTCGATTTCGCTGAACAGCTCGTTTATCTACTTTCTTGCTAACGGTCACCGCGAGTCGAGAGCAAGGTGCATATGTTGATTCAAAGCAGATTACGAAGTGTTTTGTATGAATCTTCCTCCCTGCCCTCTGCAGGTGGGTAATCTCCCTTCTTGACGGTATACGCGCTTTTCGCGGAAGAGTACCTTGGGAAACCATTACTCCTGTAACCTCTCTTGTGGCTCTATAACTCGTTGTCGTCTTTTGTGCCTCAGCCTGGCCTTTTTCTTCACGAGTCGGCGCGCTGAAGTCGGCACACAGGGGAGAATTAAAGTTCTTCCTGAAAACTCTGATTGCCGGTAGATCTCTTTTCTCCAATTTTTGATGAATATGAGTCGATTTTACAATCGACCGGCATTGGTGTCTTTATTTGGAGCGCGATGCTTTGTTTACTTGTAATGACCCTTTCGTGGGGTTGAGACAGCTAATCGATGCCTTCCTTTTGCTCTTCTGGAGTTTAACACAGCACGTCCTCCACGAGTTTTCATTCGTGCGCGAAATCCATGAGTTGAGTGGCGGCTCTTGTTGCTCGGCTGGTATGTACGTTTCATCTCTTAAACTCTCTTTTTTTATCTCTCGTCGTCGCTTTGACTTTGTCCTTCTTCTCTCCGCCTCAGAACGTCTCTTTGGTTCTCTACTGGTTAAACAGATATCTGTTGAGCCTCTAGCGGTTCTTGCTCCTTCGTAAATGAAGTGAGCGGCCTTTTCATCTCACAACATTGAAGTGCTAGAGATTAAAAAATAATAGGCTGAAAATCAACTCAGTGAGGCCAGAAGAGGCTCTGTCGGTCTGAAGGAGGAGCAGGCACATGGAATAAGGAGGCCAGCTTCAAGATAAAGATAGTAGGATCAATTACTTAGCCAACTGTCAGCGTCGAGCGCGATATTTAGAGCAGCTTCCCCGTTTCGAGATAGTTCTGAACGTAATCCTCTACCCCTTTTTCAAGCGAGGTTTGAGGAAGGGGGCACCCTGCAGCTTCTAGGTTCTGCATTTCTGCTTGAGTGAAGTATTGATACTGCTCAATCAGATTTTCTGGCATCTCCTTGTAGCGAATTTGAGGTGGTATCCCCAGTGAATGAAAGATCGCATTTGCGAGATCGTTCCATGATCGGGCGTTTCCAGTGCCCAAGTTATAGATGCCATTCGTTCTGATGTTATTTGTAAACCACCACAGTGTGTCGGCGCAGTCTTTTACGTAAATGAAGTCCCGCTTCTGTTCACCATCTTGATAGTCTGTGTGATACGATCGAAAGAGAGAGATTTCTCCCGTTTCTTTCAGTTCATGATATGCTTTATGAACAACAGATCGCATGTTTTCTTTATGCGCCTCGTTGGGACCATACACATTGAAGAAGCGGAGCCCGACAACAGAGTCAGTAACTTTCTTTCGAATGCACCAAAGGTCAAACAGCTGCTTTGAATACCCATAACGATTAAGCGGACGAAAGAGCATGCTTTTTTCTGGATCATCCGAAAAACCAAGAGAACCATCTCCATAAGTCGCGGCAGAGCTTGCATATATAAACCTGACTCCATTATCCAAGCAGTACTCGCAGAGGGTGCGGGAGTAGTGAAAGTTATTTTCCATTAAGTAATCCGCATCTTCTTCGGTGGTGGCGGAGCACGCCCCCATATGAACTATGCAGCTTATCTGTCCTCTGTATCGGCCCAACTCAAGATGTTCCAGGAAGTGATCCTTATGAACGTAGTCGATGTATCCTTTCCCGAGCAGATTAAGCCATTTCGGAGATGTCCCAAGCTCATCGACAACAATAATGTCTTCAATGCCTTCTTGATTGAGTTTGTGGATAAAAGCGCTTCCTATGAATCCCGCTCCACCTGTTACTACGTACATCGCTTATTCCCTTCCTCGTTTTGGATGCTTTCGCAAACTCTTTGTATATCATAGTTTTTTGCCACTGTCCTCCCAATAGGAGGTTTTCTGACGCGTTGAGCAGCCTCTTTCTTGAGGTCGTTCTTACTGAGCATAGAGAGCAGGCTACCTTATTAGAACGCCAAGCAATCTTGTATCTTGCGATCCACTTATACGGCTTGGCTGACGGACATTGCTAATCATGATTGTGTAATGGGTATTTGCTTTCAGTGATATTTCAACGTCTGTATCGCGGATAATCTGAGCCGAAAATATCTCACGCCATTCTTCATCATATATTCGCATGGTCTGTGGATCCCATGGTGTACTTACTGAGAAAGAGGTCGCGCCAGAGCCAGCCACAAAGATAGGGGTAACTCGTTCGGTAATCCAACAGCCAGACTCACCGTCATTTCGCATGGAGCCTACTTCGCACCGTGCTTGAGTAGAGGTTTGCGTTCGCTGGTTGAGTTTTTTGACTGATTGATTTTGCACAAGCTCTTTCAGAATCTTTACCGGGATTTCCTCGCTGTAATTCTGACTCAAGAGAGTAATGGCTGGATTTTGTATAACCCGCTGCCTCTCAGTCACTCCAGCAATCGTGTCTGTTTTTGTATAGAGCCCTGATGTGAGAAGTGAAGCAGCAGCATACTCTGGAAGAATAATTTGTTCGACATCATCCTGAAAAAGTTGTAGCGCATTAGTCTTTTCTATTTGTGCTTCTCGACAACCAATTTGTTTTGCTTGAGTGCTTGATAGCCATAGCTCTGCTGCACAGACCGTTTGTAGTGATGATGAAATGTCTCGAGCAAGCAGCGCATTTCGTGACTCGGGCATTGTTGCCCTCGCTTCTCTCAATGATATGGTCTGAAAGATGGTGAGGAGCAATGCTCCTCCGCACAAAACTCCTCGTAGTGCCCCACGATATCGAATCCGAAGATATAATAGCCACTCTGCAAATAGCCCCGCAAAGATGCAAAAGAAAGGAAGAGCAATGAGCATGTTCCTCTCAAAGTTTGCCTTTTGTGCAATCATCAACCCCATATAAAGCGCTAAGAAAGTGAGAGGGAGTATTGCTTGCAGTCTATCGTGAACTCCGATTTTTCGTGAAAGAATGGGGAGGCATATTCCTAGGAGCGCCATTATTCCTCCGATTGCTCCCACGCCGTTACTGAACAACCACGTGAGATAGTGTGTGGCTTGCGCAAGTCCAGGAGTTGCCTCGTTATCGATATGACCTGCTATGCCATAGTGCCAAATCTCATACGCGAGTTGATTCAAGAATAGGGGGAGCTCAACAAGAATGAATGGAGAGCCTAAAAGAAATCCAAAAA
This region includes:
- a CDS encoding membrane protein insertase YidC; translation: MKQMNKSSNPFGDNRTAFAFFLSLIVIISYVQIFIEPSTDRRRELTSPTSISSESQQPLSTSNLPYENGAQENPVQVATETTTPSPSLPTTPEVLPIDSTLTPQQQELQRQEAAKQYLSLLNSTPKLQIKTSLYTSEVSQLGAQMLTFELEEHSKQLGSEERYSIIGRHARTPLPFRVELLGGSDARVEFPEPIITARNQSTQNAIRSTASGQTVTLADGEELFVTYRVELKDGGTYTKAYRFIGGKFVIDVKASLAAPPAGTTPLKLSWWTFIPEELVGRTYDPISFSFLTTDDKVEHEQVTSLEDDLGRPKGNKNLSDARWGALGDKYFMAALIAKDRAQTMSASRDGNNYSLSVEGTPQEVEAQVYLGPKNYSQLKQMDFKELHRSVNLGFFSFLAIPLLSVINLFYGFLGNYGLAIIALTLAIKFLFLPLSQVSLKSMKAMQEIQPEIKALRERIKDANQLNQEMFALYKRKGVNPMGGCLPMLIQIPVFLGLYNALLNATELRHAPFAFWITDLSAPEALMLFGIPIPLMIILMGISMFLQQWLMPSNMDEQQRKIMLLMPVMFTGMFIIFPFPSGLVLYWLVNNLISIVQQVYLRTEKGVGPITATSVASVGIFFLAYLFTEIS
- the yidD gene encoding membrane protein insertion efficiency factor YidD; this translates as MGTLVQKILLCFIRCYKVIVSPLLGDRCRFYPTCSAYAAQAIKEHGSIRGGSMALTRLLRCHPFARGGIDYVPNNEKANYTRSKNIPQVEQQAN
- the rnpA gene encoding ribonuclease P protein component; its protein translation is MVSQGTLPRKARIPSRREITHLQRAGRKIHTKHFVICFESTYAPCSRLAVTVSKKVDKRAVQRNRIKRLLKEGFRLLRGNLTQTLDVVIIARKNAVECSFRDCMTELSGAFQQRGLLLTSPVNEKPKKSKLG
- the rpmH gene encoding 50S ribosomal protein L34 → MKRTYQPSNKSRHSTHGFRARMKTRGGRAVLNSRRAKGRHRLAVSTPRKGHYK
- the rfaD gene encoding ADP-glyceromanno-heptose 6-epimerase codes for the protein MYVVTGGAGFIGSAFIHKLNQEGIEDIIVVDELGTSPKWLNLLGKGYIDYVHKDHFLEHLELGRYRGQISCIVHMGACSATTEEDADYLMENNFHYSRTLCEYCLDNGVRFIYASSAATYGDGSLGFSDDPEKSMLFRPLNRYGYSKQLFDLWCIRKKVTDSVVGLRFFNVYGPNEAHKENMRSVVHKAYHELKETGEISLFRSYHTDYQDGEQKRDFIYVKDCADTLWWFTNNIRTNGIYNLGTGNARSWNDLANAIFHSLGIPPQIRYKEMPENLIEQYQYFTQAEMQNLEAAGCPLPQTSLEKGVEDYVQNYLETGKLL
- a CDS encoding phospholipid carrier-dependent glycosyltransferase, which produces MENSARRTDSQEAMLQEVEHEHHHSEEPYVFQAHAFPVLLLLLFTAWIHLPSLSVGLPYFYHEDEAHHFNRTVRMVQSGDFNPHYFHKPSLHFYLRMPVVMASFLWNVKEGNIRTIEEIQTRDKLGVGEYAFTASHPGIVKWNRAFGLLLLMSSTIFIYSIVQLLGASRSSGLFAGLLFAFSPTTLEHGVVIGVDIVVTFFALLTTVISIKALREERARSLLTFISGLCAGLTISSKYNALPIICVPLIASLLMSKKLRQQIPIQFLLCLLAAIFGFLLGSPFILVELPLFLNQLAYEIWHYGIAGHIDNEATPGLAQATHYLTWLFSNGVGAIGGIMALLGICLPILSRKIGVHDRLQAILPLTFLALYMGLMIAQKANFERNMLIALPFFCIFAGLFAEWLLYLRIRYRGALRGVLCGGALLLTIFQTISLREARATMPESRNALLARDISSSLQTVCAAELWLSSTQAKQIGCREAQIEKTNALQLFQDDVEQIILPEYAAASLLTSGLYTKTDTIAGVTERQRVIQNPAITLLSQNYSEEIPVKILKELVQNQSVKKLNQRTQTSTQARCEVGSMRNDGESGCWITERVTPIFVAGSGATSFSVSTPWDPQTMRIYDEEWREIFSAQIIRDTDVEISLKANTHYTIMISNVRQPSRISGSQDTRLLGVLIR